The Thermosulfurimonas sp. F29 genome includes a window with the following:
- the thpR gene encoding RNA 2',3'-cyclic phosphodiesterase — MSKRKVTIRCFLAVDLPGETKEVLAGLQRELRAAGADVRWVRPEGFHLTLKFFGSIPEGKLEELVKAAERAASGLRPFVLSLKGAGFFPPRGTPRVVWVGLSGDLDPLLELHRRLERAFERVGFPPERRPFHPHLTLGRVKTPRGAEELRRRTANLRIPEHAFRVERLTFFRSELRPDGAVYTALREVALRGEGE, encoded by the coding sequence GTGTCGAAAAGGAAGGTCACGATCCGGTGTTTTCTGGCCGTTGATCTCCCCGGGGAAACGAAGGAGGTCCTGGCCGGCCTGCAACGGGAACTTCGGGCCGCCGGAGCCGATGTGCGGTGGGTGCGTCCGGAGGGTTTCCATCTGACCCTCAAGTTTTTCGGTTCCATTCCCGAGGGGAAGCTTGAGGAGCTGGTGAAGGCCGCGGAGAGGGCCGCCTCCGGCCTGCGTCCCTTCGTCCTATCCCTTAAGGGCGCAGGCTTTTTCCCGCCCCGCGGAACGCCGCGGGTGGTGTGGGTGGGACTTTCCGGAGATCTAGACCCCCTCCTGGAACTTCACCGGCGCCTGGAACGGGCCTTCGAAAGGGTGGGATTCCCCCCGGAGCGGCGCCCCTTTCATCCGCACCTCACCCTGGGCCGGGTGAAGACACCCCGCGGTGCGGAGGAGTTGCGTCGTCGAACCGCTAATCTCCGGATCCCCGAGCACGCCTTTAGGGTGGAACGCCTTACCTTTTTCCGGAGCGAACTTCGCCCCGACGGGGCCGTGTACACGGCTCTCAGGGAGGTTGCCCTGAGAGGGGAAGGGGAATAA
- the rpmA gene encoding 50S ribosomal protein L27: MAHKKSGGASRNGRDSHSKRLGVKRYDGQVVRAGNILVRQRGTRIRPGFNVGMGRDFTLFARIDGVVRYETRGGHKVVSVYPLESARAA, translated from the coding sequence ATGGCCCACAAAAAGTCCGGCGGGGCCTCGAGAAACGGCCGGGACAGTCACAGTAAGCGACTGGGGGTCAAGCGCTACGACGGTCAGGTGGTACGGGCCGGGAACATTCTGGTGCGCCAGCGGGGAACCAGGATCCGTCCCGGGTTCAATGTGGGTATGGGGCGGGACTTCACCCTTTTTGCCAGGATCGACGGGGTGGTGCGGTACGAGACCCGCGGCGGACACAAGGTGGTGAGCGTATATCCCCTGGAGTCCGCACGGGCGGCCTAA
- a CDS encoding CinA family nicotinamide mononucleotide deamidase-related protein, with the protein MKKSLLRANLLGMKGAILAVGDELTSGRIRNVTSYRAADLLSRYGYRIGEIVTVGDEKSRIVRHLRRLLEEVRFLLVSGGLGPTEDDLTTEAAAEALGLPLELNEAILSRIRENEREQGLSPNPLRDRMAYLPRGAEPLSPDLSVAGYFLSHRGRLLFFLPGVPEQFERLLVDRVIPILLDALPPGEKVFVRTLRFFDLREAEINRAVREIGPSGVEVGFYPVFPEVWVTLSARAKSSREAEARVEEVARALRHRFPEHLFGEDDRELARALGDLLRERGATLALAESCTGGLASSLVTRVPGSSEYFLGGAVTYANEVKREVLGVPERFLSLFGAVSREVACAMAEGIRRYLKATYALSLTGIAGPTGGSPEKPVGTVWIGLSTPTETVARRFLFPGTRHEIQLLSAYTALDWLRRYLLTGNLFPGYRFARDDTL; encoded by the coding sequence TTGAAGAAAAGCCTCCTTCGTGCTAATCTTTTGGGGATGAAGGGAGCCATTCTGGCCGTAGGGGACGAGCTCACCTCGGGCCGCATCCGCAATGTCACCAGTTATCGCGCTGCGGACCTCCTTTCCCGTTACGGATATCGGATCGGGGAAATCGTCACCGTCGGCGACGAGAAGAGCCGGATTGTCCGACACCTGCGGCGTCTCCTCGAGGAGGTGCGTTTCCTCCTGGTGAGCGGTGGTCTCGGGCCCACGGAGGACGACCTCACCACCGAGGCCGCGGCCGAGGCCCTGGGTCTTCCCCTTGAACTCAACGAGGCGATCCTTTCCCGAATCCGGGAAAACGAAAGGGAACAGGGCCTTTCCCCCAATCCCCTGCGCGACAGGATGGCCTACCTTCCCCGCGGGGCCGAACCCTTATCCCCCGACCTCTCCGTGGCCGGCTATTTTCTGAGCCACCGGGGAAGGCTTCTCTTTTTCCTGCCGGGGGTGCCGGAACAGTTCGAAAGGCTCCTGGTGGATCGGGTGATCCCCATACTGCTCGACGCCCTTCCGCCGGGGGAGAAGGTCTTCGTGCGCACCCTGCGCTTTTTCGATCTGCGCGAGGCGGAGATCAACCGGGCCGTGCGGGAGATCGGTCCTTCGGGGGTGGAAGTGGGGTTTTACCCCGTTTTCCCGGAGGTGTGGGTAACGCTTTCGGCCCGGGCGAAAAGCAGCCGCGAGGCCGAGGCCCGGGTGGAGGAGGTGGCCCGCGCCCTGCGGCACCGTTTCCCCGAGCACCTCTTCGGGGAGGACGACCGGGAACTGGCCCGGGCCCTCGGGGACCTTCTCCGGGAAAGAGGGGCCACCCTTGCCCTGGCGGAATCCTGCACCGGAGGGCTGGCCTCCTCCCTGGTGACCCGCGTACCCGGTTCCTCGGAGTACTTCCTGGGCGGGGCGGTGACCTACGCTAACGAGGTCAAAAGGGAGGTGCTCGGGGTGCCGGAGCGTTTCCTCTCCCTTTTCGGAGCGGTCTCCCGGGAGGTGGCCTGCGCCATGGCCGAGGGGATCCGACGGTACCTTAAGGCCACCTACGCCCTTTCCCTTACCGGGATCGCCGGTCCCACCGGAGGAAGCCCGGAAAAACCCGTGGGCACGGTCTGGATCGGACTTTCCACTCCCACCGAAACCGTGGCCCGACGATTCCTCTTCCCCGGAACCCGCCACGAGATCCAGCTCCTTTCCGCCTACACTGCCCTCGACTGGCTGCGACGCTACCTCCTCACCGGAAACCTCTTTCCCGGCTACCGATTCGCCCGGGACGATACCCTTTGA
- a CDS encoding methyl-accepting chemotaxis protein, which produces MKKVHFSIQNLLILFIFLTILLQFFSMGAVWHLFRYQGELARLINLSGRQRMLTQRMTKELLEFLREPSGKMRERLEATVALYDETLKKLSGHPALRGDEAVRRALSENLAFWKRFRGELETLLTLSPEDPSFEEHLRFVKENNLHLLELSHQVVRNIEGLALRRQVQTRWALGGTTVAFLVLLVFLFLFARRAVIRPLSEITEVFRHLGAGDLSVEIPRARLYEVRVLAEAARGMANFVSRTLQAVGVQNELQQASEEVVRTTGERLNTGSRELEDFAEEIGRAIVNARESVEAVNRSSRELTQAINEISESVTRTATATGEARTKAEATDAVVKRLGEQAQEIGSIVETIRQIAEQTNLLALNATIEAARAGEAGKGFAVVAGEVKELARQTAEATERITETIQRIRQGVEEAVASTDEITRTVIELNEHANTIASAVEEQTAVVSEISRSLEGVAREVEGLSGRSEQLTRMASEFTEMATELAGSLRGVRESVEELGRINRLFRSREVSLEVRGVSSTLALQEAVLAHIMWRCRVIEAVLKNESPQVQRDPTKCYLGRVLQTWHPEDSRAADLLEKVREPHRRLHALVDEYDAWAGEAERSVEERLSWLEENLYPVFQEVIGILLELLDYCRRRYMAGVDEVI; this is translated from the coding sequence ATGAAAAAGGTGCACTTTTCTATTCAAAATCTTTTAATTTTATTCATATTCTTAACCATACTCCTTCAATTCTTTTCGATGGGGGCGGTCTGGCACCTTTTTCGTTATCAGGGGGAGCTGGCCCGGCTTATCAACCTTTCCGGGCGCCAGCGCATGCTCACCCAGCGGATGACCAAGGAACTGCTGGAATTTCTCCGGGAGCCCTCCGGCAAGATGCGGGAGAGGTTGGAGGCCACGGTGGCCCTTTACGACGAGACCCTGAAAAAACTTTCCGGACATCCGGCGCTTCGCGGGGACGAGGCCGTCCGGAGGGCCCTTTCCGAAAACCTGGCCTTCTGGAAGAGATTCCGGGGAGAGCTGGAGACCCTTCTTACCCTTTCCCCGGAGGATCCCTCGTTTGAGGAGCACCTGCGGTTTGTAAAGGAAAACAATCTCCATCTCCTGGAGCTTTCCCACCAGGTGGTAAGAAACATCGAAGGCCTGGCCCTCAGGAGACAGGTTCAGACGAGGTGGGCCCTGGGGGGGACCACGGTGGCATTTTTGGTGCTGCTGGTTTTTCTCTTCCTTTTCGCCCGTAGGGCGGTAATCCGTCCCCTTTCCGAGATCACGGAGGTGTTCCGGCACCTTGGGGCGGGGGACCTTTCGGTGGAGATACCGCGGGCGCGACTTTACGAGGTGAGGGTTCTGGCCGAGGCGGCCCGGGGGATGGCCAATTTCGTTTCCCGCACCCTTCAGGCCGTAGGGGTCCAGAACGAGCTTCAGCAGGCCTCGGAGGAGGTTGTCCGCACCACCGGGGAAAGGCTGAATACCGGTTCCCGGGAACTGGAGGACTTTGCCGAGGAGATAGGCCGGGCCATAGTGAACGCCAGAGAATCGGTGGAGGCGGTGAATCGGTCCTCCCGGGAGCTCACGCAGGCCATAAACGAGATCTCGGAAAGCGTGACCCGCACCGCCACCGCCACTGGTGAGGCCCGGACGAAGGCCGAGGCCACCGACGCGGTGGTCAAGCGCCTGGGGGAGCAGGCGCAGGAGATCGGCTCCATCGTGGAGACCATACGCCAGATCGCCGAACAGACCAATCTTCTGGCCCTTAACGCCACCATCGAGGCGGCCCGGGCCGGGGAGGCCGGAAAGGGATTCGCCGTGGTGGCGGGTGAGGTGAAGGAACTCGCCCGGCAGACCGCCGAAGCCACCGAACGCATTACCGAGACCATCCAGCGCATTCGCCAGGGGGTGGAGGAGGCCGTGGCCTCCACCGACGAGATCACCCGCACGGTGATCGAACTCAACGAACACGCCAACACCATAGCCAGTGCCGTGGAGGAACAGACCGCGGTGGTTTCGGAAATATCCCGCAGTCTGGAAGGGGTGGCGCGGGAGGTGGAGGGACTCTCCGGTCGTTCGGAACAGTTGACCCGGATGGCCTCGGAATTCACGGAAATGGCCACGGAACTGGCCGGTTCCCTGCGCGGCGTTCGGGAAAGCGTGGAGGAATTGGGACGCATTAATCGCCTTTTCAGATCCCGTGAGGTTTCGCTTGAGGTCCGGGGGGTGTCCTCCACCCTGGCCCTTCAGGAGGCCGTGCTGGCACACATCATGTGGCGCTGCCGGGTGATCGAAGCGGTGCTCAAAAACGAAAGCCCTCAGGTGCAGAGGGATCCCACCAAGTGTTACCTGGGACGCGTATTGCAGACCTGGCATCCGGAGGATTCCCGGGCCGCGGATCTGCTGGAAAAGGTGCGCGAACCCCATCGCCGTCTCCACGCCCTGGTGGATGAGTACGATGCCTGGGCCGGAGAGGCCGAGCGAAGCGTTGAGGAACGACTCTCCTGGCTGGAGGAAAATCTCTATCCGGTCTTCCAGGAGGTAATAGGAATCCTTCTGGAACTCCTGGATTATTGCCGTCGTCGCTATATGGCCGGGGTGGACGAGGTGATTTAG
- the mfd gene encoding transcription-repair coupling factor codes for MRPVSLAFLFSRISLPPSLLLIFPGEKEGHEFARAFRFFSGEEVEEFPAVEHPPFAEVLASPEEGAARMGVLSRLLLGKGRLLALSVEALFRRLPPPELLREVYEYLIPGEEFPREELLEKLVGFGYERVGVVQRRGEFAVRGSVIDLWPPGYEKPLRFDFFGDQLERIKVFDPDSQRTEASLEEAYVFPVREAFFSGDSARIYEKLLRRAERYRVPSERLEGLREEVALRQFFDPEEFWLPVLFERLVTLFDYLPPETPVVLFEPERIHRRAEAFRERVLSGARRAARRLLSEPEEVFLTPEELREILSGFRGRLLVRELPLSGDLDPGIRPPAALEAPGTPGRGLERGLSLVRTVLDQGEHLVLAVSREMAARKLAELLVREGLIRNTPVVKGAPFREEDRRVPLEIVIGDLPEGLFWPRLALVVLSEAELFGKPPSTERARRWPSALRFEELKPGDYVVHREHGIGIYRGLVRLEVGGVPGEFLLVEYAEGDKLYLPVDRLGEIHRYVGVDERPPRLDRLGGRSFARRKEKVKKAVREIAQELVALYAARKVARGHAFSPPDLVFREFEASFPYEETPDQEAAIQEVLSDMQSPRPMDRLLAGDVGYGKTEVALRATMLAVRDGKQVAVLVPTTVLAEQHYRTFTERLGPFGVRVGVLSRLRPPAEQRETLRGLASGEIQVVIGTHRLLSTDVRFRDLGLLIIDEEHRFGVRHKERLKELKKTVDVLALSATPIPRTLQMSLLGIRDLSVIETPPPGRLPVKTVLAKMEAEVVKEAIERELSRGGQVFFVYPRVRGLSALAGWIRKLVPRARVEVAHGQMPARDLETIMARFVRREIDVLVCTTIIESGLDIPTANTIIICRADRFGLSEIYQLRGRVGRGRVQAYAYLLVPSLSGLTEEARKRLKALLQFTDLGSGFRLALSDLKIRGAGNLLGTTQSGHIAAVGYDLYLEILEKTVREMKGERIEEAPEPEVRLNLPAYFPETYVPDVEQRLHLYRELSLIRNEKDLADFRESLLDRFGEPPPEGENLLALTELKIKLRRLRVLALEARGEELVFHLGEDPTFYERGVRRVSQTFRFVRLTRKGQLRVKPEGEILKEALRICAIMEEGKTEKEVSK; via the coding sequence TTGCGTCCGGTCTCCCTGGCCTTTCTTTTTTCGAGAATTTCCCTTCCCCCGTCTCTGTTGCTGATCTTTCCCGGGGAAAAGGAGGGCCACGAGTTCGCCAGGGCCTTTCGTTTCTTCTCCGGGGAGGAGGTGGAGGAATTCCCGGCGGTGGAGCACCCTCCTTTCGCCGAGGTCCTGGCCTCCCCGGAGGAGGGAGCGGCCCGCATGGGGGTCCTCTCCAGGCTCCTTCTGGGGAAGGGGCGTCTCCTCGCCCTTTCCGTGGAGGCCCTTTTCCGGAGACTCCCCCCTCCGGAACTCCTCAGAGAGGTCTACGAATACCTCATCCCCGGCGAGGAGTTCCCGCGGGAGGAATTGCTGGAAAAGCTCGTGGGATTCGGCTACGAACGCGTGGGAGTGGTCCAGAGGAGGGGAGAGTTTGCGGTCCGGGGTTCGGTGATCGACCTCTGGCCGCCGGGTTACGAGAAACCCTTGCGGTTTGACTTTTTCGGGGATCAGCTGGAAAGGATCAAGGTCTTCGACCCCGACTCCCAGCGCACCGAGGCGAGCCTGGAGGAGGCCTATGTCTTTCCGGTAAGAGAGGCCTTTTTTTCCGGGGATAGTGCCCGGATTTACGAGAAGCTTTTACGCCGGGCCGAAAGGTACAGGGTCCCCTCGGAAAGGCTCGAGGGACTGCGTGAGGAAGTGGCCCTCAGGCAATTTTTTGATCCGGAGGAGTTCTGGCTTCCCGTGCTTTTCGAAAGGCTCGTTACCCTGTTCGACTATCTTCCCCCGGAGACCCCGGTGGTGCTCTTTGAGCCGGAAAGGATCCACCGGAGGGCCGAGGCCTTCCGGGAGAGGGTGCTTTCGGGTGCCCGGAGGGCCGCGCGTCGGCTCCTTTCCGAGCCCGAGGAGGTCTTCCTCACCCCGGAGGAGCTACGGGAGATTCTTTCCGGATTTCGAGGGCGTCTTCTGGTGCGCGAACTTCCCCTCTCCGGGGATCTCGATCCGGGGATCAGGCCCCCCGCGGCCCTCGAGGCTCCGGGAACCCCGGGGCGGGGGCTCGAACGGGGCCTATCCCTGGTGCGAACCGTGCTCGATCAGGGGGAACACCTGGTGCTCGCGGTGTCCCGTGAGATGGCGGCCCGAAAACTGGCCGAGCTACTGGTCCGGGAGGGGCTGATCCGGAACACCCCCGTCGTGAAAGGGGCTCCTTTCCGGGAGGAAGACCGGCGGGTACCACTCGAGATCGTGATCGGGGATCTGCCGGAGGGCCTTTTCTGGCCGAGGCTGGCCCTGGTGGTGCTCTCCGAGGCCGAGCTCTTCGGGAAACCCCCTTCGACGGAGCGGGCCCGGAGGTGGCCGTCCGCCCTCCGGTTCGAGGAGCTCAAACCCGGAGACTATGTGGTGCACCGGGAACACGGGATCGGGATCTACCGGGGTCTCGTAAGGCTAGAGGTCGGTGGGGTGCCGGGTGAGTTTCTCCTGGTGGAATACGCGGAGGGCGACAAACTCTACCTTCCCGTGGATCGGCTCGGAGAGATCCACCGGTATGTGGGAGTTGACGAAAGGCCTCCCAGGCTTGACCGTCTCGGCGGACGATCCTTCGCCCGTCGCAAGGAGAAGGTCAAAAAGGCCGTCCGTGAGATCGCCCAGGAACTGGTGGCCCTCTACGCGGCCCGCAAGGTGGCCCGCGGGCACGCTTTTTCTCCGCCGGACCTGGTCTTCCGGGAGTTCGAGGCGTCCTTTCCCTACGAGGAGACCCCGGATCAGGAGGCCGCCATTCAGGAAGTGCTTTCCGACATGCAGAGCCCCCGGCCCATGGATCGGTTGCTCGCCGGGGATGTGGGTTACGGGAAGACCGAGGTGGCCCTGCGGGCGACGATGCTGGCCGTGCGGGACGGAAAACAGGTGGCGGTGCTGGTTCCCACCACGGTGCTGGCCGAACAGCACTATCGCACCTTTACCGAGCGATTGGGGCCCTTCGGGGTCAGAGTGGGCGTGCTTTCCAGACTCAGGCCCCCCGCCGAACAGCGGGAGACCCTGCGCGGACTCGCCTCCGGGGAGATCCAGGTGGTTATCGGCACCCACCGGCTTCTTTCCACGGATGTGCGTTTCCGGGATCTGGGGCTTCTCATAATCGACGAGGAACATCGCTTCGGCGTCCGGCACAAGGAACGCCTCAAGGAACTCAAAAAGACCGTGGATGTCCTGGCGCTTTCGGCCACGCCCATTCCCCGGACGCTTCAGATGTCGCTGCTAGGGATCCGGGACCTCTCGGTGATCGAGACCCCTCCGCCGGGCCGTCTCCCGGTGAAAACGGTGCTGGCCAAGATGGAGGCCGAGGTGGTGAAGGAGGCCATCGAACGGGAGCTCTCCCGGGGGGGACAGGTCTTCTTCGTCTATCCCAGGGTGAGAGGGCTTTCGGCGCTGGCCGGCTGGATCCGGAAACTGGTCCCCCGGGCCCGGGTGGAGGTGGCCCACGGCCAGATGCCGGCCCGGGATCTGGAAACCATCATGGCCCGTTTCGTGCGTCGGGAGATCGATGTCCTGGTCTGTACCACCATCATCGAAAGCGGACTGGACATCCCCACCGCCAACACTATCATCATCTGTCGGGCCGACCGTTTCGGTCTTTCCGAAATCTATCAGCTACGGGGCCGGGTGGGACGCGGTCGGGTTCAGGCCTACGCCTACCTGCTGGTCCCCTCGCTTTCCGGCCTAACGGAGGAGGCCCGTAAGAGGCTCAAAGCCCTCCTGCAGTTCACCGACCTGGGATCCGGATTCCGGCTGGCCCTGAGCGATCTCAAGATCCGAGGAGCGGGAAATCTCCTGGGCACCACCCAGTCCGGACACATCGCCGCGGTGGGCTACGACCTCTACCTGGAGATTCTGGAAAAGACCGTGCGGGAGATGAAGGGAGAAAGGATCGAGGAGGCCCCGGAACCGGAGGTAAGGCTCAACCTTCCGGCCTACTTCCCCGAGACCTATGTGCCGGATGTGGAGCAGAGACTGCATCTCTACCGGGAACTTTCGCTGATCCGGAACGAGAAGGACCTGGCCGATTTCCGGGAATCCCTCCTCGACCGTTTCGGGGAACCTCCCCCGGAGGGAGAGAACCTTCTGGCCCTCACCGAGCTCAAGATAAAGCTGAGACGGCTCAGGGTGTTGGCCCTCGAAGCCCGGGGGGAAGAACTGGTCTTCCACCTGGGAGAGGATCCGACCTTTTACGAACGGGGGGTGCGTAGAGTTAGCCAGACCTTCCGCTTCGTGCGCCTCACCCGCAAGGGGCAGCTGCGGGTCAAGCCCGAGGGAGAAATTCTTAAAGAAGCCCTGCGGATCTGTGCTATCATGGAAGAAGGGAAAACGGAAAAGGAGGTCTCCAAATAA
- a CDS encoding EAL domain-containing protein encodes MRRYFLTLKQKLLVLEILALIPWFLGLGYLVWRSWPEIRILRNEIQGTRHLGPYIQLINLLQRHRGLYFLYANLPKEARDPSLKKALLALEEEFEKSANRLEEMILQEDHHRIKEISGLRESFSSLGLKTFSGDPEESFWRHTRLIERLLVLTETEGHRHGLFSDPDIYVRTLAEVALIEIPKLAEILGRIRGLGSGYLARGSINPAERRQLLRLYAVAHGYAGALEWTVKNIRLPQETISLLQTGSRELEAFLDRSEDLITSKSLKGFSARGYFEMATQVIEIFYEIYLQLTRELMIRLKRKQERLFREWLLSSLIFSLVFTLLSLGFYLSYRSIIRKLSIIMEGVQRIAQGDLSTRIDLSPTDEIGQVAQVLNQSVEKLRKNLQEIYFLHYYDRLTELPNRDKLLEDLRGLEAPALILLDIHNFKDLNFVCGEECGDLILRDLALRLREIFPTPVYRIGPDEFAVVFDLARRELSREEFFALAEKGLRELEGRPFLWQGEEVYLSFFGAAVCECVHPEKLLIFAYDALKEAKESRTKLVRVASPVEKRRPLYEERMIWIRKTRVALREDRILPFYQPILNNRTGKVEKFEALVRLIDEDETVIPPSRFLEVSQKMGLYPEITRRVIEKALRDFRDLPFAVSINLSFEDFESQEVKEFLLHQLMKSPVERLLVEPQKLVFEVVETEHIRNYEMVVDFLKQLKERGCRIAIDDFGTGYSNLERLIELRVDYLKIDASLIRRLPGDETVRLLVEAILQFARRVGIRTIAEFVSDERIFNLVRELGIDYSQGYFVGKPEPIEVIRNKYL; translated from the coding sequence TTGAGAAGATATTTCCTCACTTTAAAACAAAAACTTCTCGTGTTAGAGATCCTGGCCCTGATTCCCTGGTTTCTGGGGCTGGGATATCTGGTGTGGCGTAGCTGGCCCGAGATCCGTATACTCCGAAACGAGATCCAGGGAACCAGACATCTCGGCCCTTATATCCAGCTGATCAATCTCCTGCAGAGGCACCGGGGGCTTTATTTCCTCTATGCCAATCTTCCCAAGGAGGCCAGAGACCCCTCTCTGAAAAAGGCCCTTCTTGCCCTAGAGGAAGAATTCGAAAAATCCGCGAACAGGCTGGAGGAGATGATCCTTCAGGAGGATCATCACCGTATAAAAGAGATTTCCGGACTAAGGGAGTCCTTTTCCTCTCTTGGACTGAAGACCTTTTCCGGGGATCCGGAGGAAAGCTTCTGGAGACACACCCGTCTCATTGAACGCCTGCTGGTCCTCACCGAAACGGAGGGACATCGGCACGGACTCTTTTCGGATCCGGATATCTATGTGCGAACTCTGGCCGAGGTGGCCCTCATCGAGATTCCCAAGCTGGCCGAGATCCTGGGACGCATCCGGGGGCTCGGAAGCGGATACCTGGCCCGGGGAAGCATCAACCCCGCGGAGCGCCGCCAGCTCCTGCGTCTCTACGCCGTGGCCCACGGCTACGCCGGGGCCCTGGAGTGGACCGTTAAGAACATCCGGCTCCCTCAGGAAACCATAAGCCTCCTCCAGACCGGCTCCCGGGAACTGGAAGCCTTTCTAGATCGAAGCGAGGATCTGATCACCAGCAAATCCCTGAAGGGATTCAGCGCCCGGGGATATTTCGAAATGGCCACACAGGTCATAGAAATCTTTTACGAGATCTATCTTCAGCTCACCCGGGAGCTCATGATCCGACTCAAACGGAAACAGGAAAGACTGTTCCGGGAATGGTTGCTCTCGAGTTTGATTTTCTCACTGGTGTTTACCCTTCTCAGCCTGGGCTTCTACCTCTCTTACCGCAGCATCATCCGAAAACTCTCCATCATCATGGAAGGGGTCCAGCGAATCGCCCAGGGGGACCTCTCCACCCGCATAGACCTCTCGCCCACCGATGAGATCGGCCAGGTGGCCCAGGTCCTCAACCAATCGGTGGAGAAACTCCGTAAGAACCTCCAGGAGATCTACTTCCTTCACTATTACGATCGCCTTACGGAACTTCCCAATCGGGACAAACTTTTAGAAGATCTCAGGGGACTCGAGGCCCCTGCCCTTATCCTCCTGGACATTCACAACTTCAAGGACCTGAACTTCGTGTGCGGGGAGGAATGCGGGGACCTGATCCTTCGGGATCTGGCCCTCCGGCTCAGGGAAATCTTTCCCACCCCGGTCTATCGCATCGGGCCGGATGAGTTCGCCGTGGTCTTCGATCTGGCCCGCAGGGAGCTTTCGCGGGAGGAGTTCTTTGCCCTGGCGGAAAAAGGACTCCGGGAGCTGGAAGGCCGACCCTTCCTCTGGCAGGGGGAAGAGGTCTACCTCTCTTTCTTCGGGGCGGCGGTGTGCGAATGCGTGCATCCGGAAAAGCTCCTCATCTTCGCCTACGACGCCCTCAAGGAGGCCAAGGAAAGTCGCACAAAACTCGTCAGGGTGGCCTCCCCCGTGGAAAAACGCCGCCCCCTCTACGAGGAACGCATGATCTGGATCCGCAAGACCCGGGTGGCCCTGCGCGAGGACCGGATCCTGCCCTTCTACCAGCCCATCCTCAACAACCGCACCGGAAAAGTCGAAAAATTCGAGGCCCTGGTACGCCTGATCGACGAGGACGAAACCGTTATCCCTCCCTCCAGGTTCCTGGAGGTCTCCCAGAAGATGGGGCTTTATCCGGAAATCACCCGAAGGGTCATCGAGAAGGCCCTCCGGGACTTCCGCGATCTGCCCTTTGCGGTCTCCATCAACCTCTCCTTCGAGGACTTCGAATCTCAGGAGGTGAAGGAATTTCTCCTCCACCAGCTGATGAAGAGCCCGGTGGAGAGGCTCCTGGTGGAACCCCAAAAGCTGGTCTTCGAGGTGGTGGAGACCGAGCACATTCGCAACTACGAGATGGTGGTGGACTTCCTGAAACAGCTCAAGGAACGGGGCTGCCGTATCGCCATAGACGATTTCGGAACCGGCTACTCCAACCTGGAGCGTCTCATCGAGTTGCGGGTGGACTACCTCAAGATCGACGCCTCCCTCATCAGGCGCCTTCCCGGGGACGAGACGGTAAGGCTTCTGGTGGAGGCCATTCTGCAATTCGCCCGGCGGGTGGGCATTCGCACCATCGCCGAATTCGTTTCCGACGAGAGGATCTTCAACCTGGTGCGGGAGCTCGGCATCGACTATTCTCAGGGCTATTTCGTCGGGAAACCCGAACCTATTGAGGTGATCAGGAATAAGTATCTGTGA
- the rplU gene encoding 50S ribosomal protein L21, which yields MFAVIKTGGKQYKVAPGDTLRVEKLPGEPGETVELSEVLLVAGEGDLRIGTPVVEGARVRATILEQGRSRKIIVFKKKRRKNYKRKRGHRQYFTVLKIEEIVV from the coding sequence GTGTTTGCGGTGATCAAGACCGGTGGAAAACAGTACAAGGTGGCGCCGGGGGATACCCTGCGGGTGGAGAAGCTTCCGGGCGAGCCCGGGGAGACCGTGGAACTTTCCGAAGTGTTGCTCGTGGCCGGCGAGGGAGATCTCCGGATCGGCACTCCCGTGGTGGAAGGGGCCCGGGTACGGGCCACCATCCTGGAGCAGGGGCGCAGCAGGAAGATTATCGTTTTCAAGAAAAAGCGGCGCAAAAACTACAAACGCAAGCGCGGCCATCGGCAGTACTTCACCGTGCTGAAGATTGAGGAGATCGTGGTATAA